Proteins encoded together in one Candidatus Hydrogenedentota bacterium window:
- a CDS encoding PASTA domain-containing protein — protein MVRFNWFMQGWLGNVNRKTRTAGLFLIVCWVLALSGCPKTVLVTVPDLAGMTRAESEALLGRLQFSVGEVTEAYSPSAPAGSVIGQSPAAGERVARGASVSMVLSKGPEPPSTEAVTVPDLRGMTEAEGMSSIQALGLVVGTVGHQYDSGVPAGHVLEQLPAAGSRVAPGAKVSFVLSRGPRLVPDLLGRDQYSAAMALRDADLAWGNVTYEHSETIPVGRVCGQSPAPGTPISVMAYVNIVISNGIMPVPVPNVVGMTQDAATEAIVAAGLVLGGVDGQFNATIPAGTVMSQNPTAGTNKVPGSPVSLVVSLGLPRVPNVVGLTRLLAEAAILRASLAVGEVTEQHDETVPAGIVMDQYPEPGTVSNPGRQVRLMVSAGPEPVPVPYVVGIPQAQAEAAIAAARLAVGSVSVQFSVSVPEGSVISQDPVGGTEVAPGTEVHLVVCGKPTIPNVVGKRAITDIQARFSSDTRAPAAFSPDGQVVITNTAGNAAKLWNVTSRQALFTLSHAEPVTSVAFSPQGDRVITGSEDWKAKIWDVQTGALLKTLVGHTGKVLAVAFSPDGTTVLTGSEDKTARVWNASTGGIVQTFADHDRGVSSVDYAPNGATVYTACGKVYAWSVASGVGSEMQSYGYTVDCSPDGRWLLVSGVSLGPSDVLDLQTGAVTQEIDMVEARFSPNGKEIYGDGRFSGGILLDVSTGFTLQRYPLPVLCVSSDGKSVLCEAMFTDGVRIFISNKLAAAQETLLRSGLFPGSVTSQLHDSIPRGHVVHQSPLAGGPAEVGSTVDLILSGVTE, from the coding sequence ATGGTGCGGTTCAATTGGTTCATGCAGGGATGGCTCGGAAATGTAAACCGGAAAACACGGACGGCCGGGCTGTTCTTGATTGTCTGCTGGGTCCTCGCCCTTTCCGGATGTCCGAAGACTGTTCTTGTGACGGTTCCCGATCTGGCGGGCATGACGCGGGCCGAGAGCGAAGCCCTTCTCGGGCGGCTTCAGTTTTCCGTCGGGGAGGTCACGGAGGCTTACAGCCCCTCGGCGCCGGCGGGAAGTGTGATCGGACAAAGTCCGGCAGCCGGGGAACGCGTAGCTCGGGGAGCCTCGGTAAGCATGGTCCTTTCAAAGGGGCCGGAGCCGCCCTCCACGGAGGCCGTGACTGTTCCCGATCTCCGGGGAATGACCGAGGCGGAAGGCATGTCTTCCATCCAGGCTCTTGGTTTGGTCGTGGGCACTGTGGGACACCAGTACGATAGCGGCGTTCCCGCAGGACATGTCCTTGAGCAGTTGCCGGCCGCCGGATCACGCGTGGCCCCCGGAGCGAAGGTGTCCTTCGTGTTGTCCCGTGGACCGCGTCTCGTCCCCGATCTCTTGGGGAGGGACCAGTACTCCGCCGCAATGGCCCTAAGGGACGCGGACCTCGCGTGGGGAAATGTCACCTATGAGCACAGCGAAACGATCCCCGTGGGCCGCGTGTGCGGACAGAGTCCCGCGCCAGGAACCCCCATTTCCGTGATGGCGTATGTGAACATCGTAATTTCCAACGGCATCATGCCGGTGCCCGTCCCCAATGTGGTCGGCATGACCCAGGATGCGGCGACAGAAGCGATTGTCGCCGCTGGACTTGTCCTCGGAGGAGTGGATGGACAATTCAATGCCACCATTCCCGCTGGCACGGTGATGAGCCAAAATCCGACGGCGGGCACGAACAAAGTTCCAGGATCCCCTGTCAGCCTCGTTGTCTCCCTTGGGCTTCCCCGGGTGCCGAATGTGGTCGGCCTGACCCGTCTGTTGGCGGAGGCGGCCATTCTGCGGGCGAGTCTGGCCGTGGGGGAGGTGACGGAGCAGCACGATGAGACCGTGCCTGCGGGCATAGTCATGGACCAGTATCCCGAGCCCGGAACGGTCAGCAATCCGGGAAGACAGGTGCGCCTGATGGTGTCGGCGGGGCCGGAACCGGTCCCGGTGCCCTATGTGGTGGGGATCCCCCAGGCGCAGGCGGAAGCCGCCATTGCGGCCGCGCGGCTGGCTGTTGGAAGCGTCTCCGTGCAGTTCAGCGTCTCCGTGCCGGAGGGCAGCGTGATCAGCCAGGACCCCGTCGGCGGCACGGAGGTTGCCCCGGGAACCGAAGTGCATCTGGTCGTTTGCGGAAAGCCCACCATTCCAAACGTGGTCGGAAAGCGCGCCATAACCGATATTCAGGCAAGATTTTCCTCTGACACGAGAGCGCCCGCCGCTTTCTCACCGGACGGCCAAGTGGTAATCACCAATACCGCGGGAAACGCCGCGAAACTGTGGAACGTAACCTCCAGACAGGCACTGTTTACCCTGTCCCATGCGGAACCGGTCACCTCTGTGGCCTTCTCCCCCCAGGGAGACCGGGTGATCACCGGCAGCGAAGACTGGAAAGCCAAGATTTGGGACGTGCAGACCGGCGCCCTGCTGAAGACGCTGGTGGGGCATACCGGAAAAGTCCTGGCGGTGGCGTTCAGCCCTGACGGCACAACGGTGCTTACCGGATCGGAGGACAAAACCGCCCGCGTTTGGAACGCATCCACAGGGGGAATCGTGCAGACTTTTGCGGATCATGACCGCGGCGTAAGTTCTGTGGATTACGCGCCAAACGGGGCCACGGTATATACCGCCTGCGGAAAAGTCTATGCTTGGAGCGTCGCCTCGGGAGTGGGCAGCGAGATGCAATCCTATGGTTACACCGTGGATTGTTCCCCAGACGGACGCTGGTTGTTGGTTTCCGGTGTCTCTCTCGGCCCTTCCGATGTGTTGGATTTGCAGACAGGAGCCGTGACCCAAGAAATTGACATGGTGGAGGCGCGCTTTTCGCCGAACGGGAAAGAGATATACGGCGACGGTAGGTTCAGCGGCGGAATTCTCTTGGACGTCTCCACAGGCTTCACGTTGCAGAGATACCCTCTCCCTGTGCTGTGCGTGTCTTCAGATGGGAAAAGCGTCCTCTGTGAGGCTATGTTTACTGATGGTGTTCGGATATTCATATCGAACAAACTTGCCGCCGCACAGGAGACGCTCCTACGCTCAGGATTGTTTCCTGGATCTGTCACCTCCCAGCTTCACGATAGCATTCCCAGAGGACATGTGGTACATCAGAGCCCGTTGGCCGGAGGTCCGGCAGAGGTCGGGAGCACGGTGGACCTGATCCTGTCCGGGGTCACGGAATGA
- the menB gene encoding 1,4-dihydroxy-2-naphthoyl-CoA synthase produces the protein MADARWETARDYQEIRYEKRPGVAKITINRPHRRNAFTPLTLDEISDALRDARFDPAVGVVLLTGEGPLAFCSGGDQKIRGEAGYVDPQTGAHRLNVLDLHRQIRTCPKPVIAMVAGYCIGGGNILAMVCDLTIAADNAIFGQTGPKVGSFDAGYGSAHLARMVGQKKAREIWFLCRQYTAAQALEMGMVNTVVPLDRLEEETLQWCSEILEMSPMALRCIKAAMNADEDGQAGLMELAGNATSLFYMSEEGQEGRNAFLEKRPPNFSKFPRNP, from the coding sequence ATGGCGGACGCGCGGTGGGAGACGGCCCGGGACTATCAGGAAATCCGGTATGAGAAGCGGCCCGGGGTGGCGAAGATCACGATCAACCGGCCGCACCGGCGCAACGCCTTCACGCCCCTGACGCTGGACGAGATCAGCGACGCCCTGCGCGATGCGCGGTTTGACCCGGCGGTCGGCGTGGTCCTCCTCACGGGCGAGGGGCCGCTGGCGTTCTGCTCCGGGGGCGACCAGAAGATCCGGGGCGAGGCGGGCTATGTGGACCCGCAGACGGGGGCGCACCGGCTGAATGTGCTGGACCTGCACCGCCAGATACGGACCTGCCCCAAGCCGGTCATCGCCATGGTGGCGGGCTACTGCATCGGCGGGGGGAACATCCTGGCGATGGTCTGCGACCTGACCATCGCGGCGGACAACGCCATTTTCGGCCAGACGGGCCCCAAGGTGGGCTCCTTCGACGCGGGCTACGGCTCGGCGCACCTCGCGCGGATGGTGGGGCAGAAGAAGGCCCGGGAAATCTGGTTCCTCTGCCGCCAGTACACCGCCGCCCAGGCGCTGGAGATGGGCATGGTGAACACCGTGGTGCCCCTGGACCGGCTGGAGGAGGAGACGCTCCAGTGGTGCTCGGAGATCCTGGAAATGTCGCCCATGGCCCTGCGGTGTATCAAGGCGGCCATGAACGCCGACGAGGACGGCCAGGCGGGGCTCATGGAGCTGGCGGGCAATGCCACCAGCCTCTTCTACATGTCCGAGGAGGGGCAGGAGGGCCGCAACGCGTTCCTCGAAAAGCGGCCGCCGAACTTCTCGAAGTTCCCGCGCAACCCCTGA
- a CDS encoding 1,4-dihydroxy-2-naphthoate polyprenyltransferase, translated as MTDTAPIRPAGARVWLDAARPRTLGAAVGPVLLGAAFAVDAGGAHFPSLLAALVCALLLQVAANFANDYYDFLKGADTAARVGPVRATASGLVTPAQMRRALALTLVAAFLLGLYLVWRGGWPILVIGVLSMLFAVLYTGGPYPLGYLGLGEVFVFIFFGPVAVAGTAYVQTLSFDPLAAVAGIGPGLFSVAILTVNNLRDRDEDGRTGKRTLAVRFGARFARAEYALSLLAALLGVPALLCALPGGHGGAFAALPVLVPAMFAVRTVSRESGPALNRMLGGTGKLLLLYSLLFGVGWVLW; from the coding sequence ATGACGGACACGGCACCCATCCGGCCGGCCGGGGCGCGCGTCTGGCTGGACGCCGCGCGCCCGCGCACGCTGGGCGCGGCGGTGGGGCCGGTGCTGCTGGGGGCGGCGTTCGCGGTGGACGCCGGGGGCGCGCATTTTCCCTCCCTGCTGGCGGCGCTGGTCTGCGCGCTGCTCCTGCAGGTGGCCGCCAATTTCGCGAATGACTACTACGATTTCCTCAAGGGGGCCGACACGGCGGCGCGGGTGGGGCCGGTGCGCGCGACGGCCTCCGGGCTGGTGACGCCCGCCCAGATGCGCCGCGCCCTGGCGCTCACGCTGGTGGCGGCGTTTCTGCTGGGCCTGTATCTCGTCTGGCGGGGCGGCTGGCCCATCCTCGTCATCGGCGTGCTGTCCATGCTCTTCGCCGTCCTCTACACCGGCGGCCCGTATCCCCTGGGCTATCTGGGGCTGGGCGAGGTCTTCGTGTTTATCTTCTTCGGTCCCGTCGCCGTGGCGGGCACGGCCTATGTGCAGACCCTTTCCTTCGACCCGCTGGCCGCTGTCGCGGGCATCGGCCCCGGCCTCTTCTCCGTCGCCATCCTCACGGTGAACAACCTGCGGGACCGGGACGAGGACGGCCGCACGGGCAAGCGGACCCTGGCGGTGCGTTTCGGCGCGCGCTTCGCGCGGGCGGAGTACGCGCTGTCCCTGCTGGCTGCCCTGCTCGGGGTGCCCGCCCTGCTGTGCGCGCTCCCGGGCGGGCACGGCGGCGCCTTTGCCGCCCTGCCGGTGCTGGTTCCCGCCATGTTCGCGGTTCGGACCGTCTCCAGGGAGTCCGGGCCGGCCCTCAACCGCATGCTCGGCGGCACGGGAAAACTGCTGCTGCTGTACAGCCTGCTGTTCGGCGTGGGGTGGGTGCTGTGGTGA
- a CDS encoding N-acetylmuramic acid 6-phosphate etherase — MVILAVEGGGTATRAGLYGGATLLAEGTGGPANPVAYGLSRTVDTLVELAERLLPEGAAPDCVCLALAGAAEPLLRAALARGTAQRLGAGRVVATTDLHPLLFANAGKGAGILTIAGTGSSVLGKDAFGCTARAGGRGALFSDDGSAYRLAVEGLRAAAAMADGLGPETPLLEMLMEGAGAASLEGLVAWSARADKRAVAALAPLVTAAAEEGDYVAAGCLEEQARRLAGQTAVVARRLGLEDGYRVFMHGGLLLNAPRYAEAFRQCLDMYSEAQFMTCALTGHAAVAAWAETLDRVPEWASEWRGDAPGTRHPELPPTERRADSGPFLDALDAAGIVDLMIRREADTCAAVAACASEIARVVGLAGRVLEGGGRIFYIGAGTSGRLGVLDASECPPTFGVSPDRVIGIIAGGDTALRNSLEGEEDRPEHGGRDLAAHSAGPGDLVVGIAASGATPYVAGALEHARAAGAPTVLVCCVPRPAIAADTVIALDTGPEVLAGSTRLRAGTATKMVLNMISTGGMTLAGYVCRGLMVEMRPTNAKLRRRAARIVAELGGCPEADAAHLLESAGWHIPTAVVMAVLKVPSEEARRRLQAAGGRLRGILGET, encoded by the coding sequence ATGGTGATCCTTGCGGTGGAAGGCGGTGGCACGGCCACCCGGGCGGGACTGTACGGGGGGGCGACGCTGCTGGCGGAGGGGACGGGCGGTCCGGCGAATCCGGTGGCCTACGGCCTGTCGCGGACTGTGGACACCCTGGTGGAGCTGGCGGAGCGGCTGCTGCCGGAGGGTGCCGCTCCGGACTGTGTCTGTCTGGCCCTTGCGGGGGCGGCGGAGCCGTTGCTGCGGGCCGCCCTGGCGCGCGGGACGGCGCAGCGGCTGGGCGCGGGGAGGGTCGTGGCCACCACGGACCTGCACCCGCTGCTGTTCGCCAATGCCGGGAAGGGTGCGGGGATTCTGACCATCGCGGGCACGGGGTCTTCCGTGCTGGGGAAGGACGCCTTCGGCTGCACCGCCCGGGCGGGCGGGCGGGGGGCGCTTTTCAGCGACGACGGCAGCGCCTACCGGCTGGCCGTGGAGGGCCTGCGCGCGGCGGCCGCGATGGCCGACGGTCTGGGGCCGGAAACCCCGCTGCTGGAAATGCTGATGGAGGGGGCGGGGGCGGCGTCTCTGGAGGGGCTTGTCGCCTGGTCTGCCCGCGCTGACAAGCGCGCGGTCGCGGCGCTGGCCCCCTTGGTCACAGCGGCTGCGGAGGAGGGGGACTATGTCGCCGCAGGCTGCCTGGAGGAGCAGGCCCGCAGGCTGGCGGGGCAGACCGCCGTGGTGGCGCGGCGTCTCGGGCTGGAGGACGGCTACCGCGTGTTCATGCACGGCGGGCTCCTGCTCAACGCGCCCCGGTACGCGGAGGCGTTCCGGCAGTGCTTGGACATGTACAGCGAGGCCCAGTTCATGACCTGCGCCCTGACAGGCCATGCCGCCGTGGCGGCGTGGGCGGAAACACTGGACCGGGTGCCGGAATGGGCGTCGGAGTGGCGCGGGGACGCCCCCGGGACGCGTCATCCGGAGCTGCCGCCCACAGAGCGGCGCGCCGACAGCGGGCCGTTCCTCGACGCGCTGGACGCGGCGGGCATCGTGGACCTCATGATCCGTCGGGAGGCGGACACCTGCGCAGCGGTGGCGGCGTGTGCGTCTGAAATCGCCCGGGTGGTGGGCCTGGCCGGACGCGTGCTGGAGGGCGGGGGCCGTATCTTCTACATCGGGGCGGGCACCAGCGGGCGCCTCGGCGTGCTGGACGCCTCGGAGTGTCCGCCGACCTTCGGTGTGTCCCCGGACCGGGTTATCGGCATCATCGCGGGGGGTGACACGGCCCTGCGGAACAGCCTGGAGGGGGAGGAGGACCGTCCCGAGCACGGCGGCCGCGACTTGGCGGCGCACAGCGCCGGCCCCGGCGATCTCGTGGTGGGCATTGCGGCGTCCGGTGCCACGCCCTACGTGGCGGGGGCCCTGGAGCACGCCCGGGCGGCGGGCGCGCCCACCGTGCTCGTCTGCTGCGTGCCCCGCCCGGCGATTGCGGCGGACACCGTGATCGCCCTGGACACGGGACCAGAGGTCCTCGCCGGGTCCACCCGCCTGCGCGCGGGCACGGCCACCAAAATGGTCCTCAACATGATCAGCACGGGGGGGATGACCCTGGCCGGATACGTTTGCCGGGGCCTCATGGTGGAGATGAGGCCGACCAACGCCAAACTGCGCCGCCGGGCCGCGCGGATCGTCGCCGAACTCGGCGGATGCCCTGAGGCGGACGCTGCGCACCTCTTGGAAAGCGCCGGATGGCACATCCCCACGGCGGTGGTGATGGCCGTCCTGAAAGTGCCGTCGGAAGAGGCGCGACGGCGGTTGCAGGCCGCCGGAGGCCGCCTGCGCGGGATATTGGGCGAAACCTGA
- a CDS encoding UDP-2,3-diacylglucosamine diphosphatase, translated as MSATVLFSDVHLKSGPEARPVRDQFVHFLQSLRSLRCGRVVCLGDLFDFWFEYRHVCFSDYYTVLRAFSDLRDDGVALHLVCGNHDFWAGRFLRDEVGFQIHPDSVEMDLDGRRALLYHGDGVNPADRAYRAYRRIARNPFVVGTFRLLHPDWAMALARTVSHGSRTLTRVGDPAEGPEARALREHARALLEAGRAGLVACGHSHAAALERFPLPGGGEGLYVNPGDWMRYKTYVFCGGGTVELRTWEG; from the coding sequence GTGAGCGCGACCGTCCTCTTTTCCGACGTCCACCTCAAGAGCGGCCCGGAGGCCCGGCCCGTCCGGGACCAGTTTGTCCACTTCCTCCAGAGCCTGCGCAGCCTGCGCTGCGGGCGCGTCGTGTGCCTGGGCGATCTCTTCGACTTCTGGTTTGAGTACCGCCACGTGTGCTTTTCCGACTATTACACCGTCCTGCGCGCCTTCTCCGACCTGCGCGACGACGGGGTGGCGCTGCATCTGGTCTGCGGCAACCATGATTTCTGGGCGGGGCGCTTTCTGCGGGACGAGGTGGGGTTTCAGATCCACCCGGATTCCGTGGAGATGGACCTGGACGGGCGGCGCGCCCTGCTGTATCACGGCGACGGCGTCAACCCGGCGGACCGGGCCTACCGCGCATACCGGCGGATCGCCCGCAACCCCTTCGTGGTGGGAACGTTCCGCCTGCTTCACCCCGACTGGGCCATGGCCCTGGCCCGCACGGTCAGCCACGGCAGCCGCACCCTCACCCGGGTGGGCGACCCGGCAGAGGGGCCGGAGGCCCGCGCGCTGCGCGAACACGCCCGGGCGCTGCTGGAGGCCGGCAGGGCCGGTCTCGTCGCCTGCGGCCATTCCCACGCGGCGGCGCTGGAGCGGTTCCCCCTGCCCGGCGGCGGCGAGGGGCTCTACGTGAACCCGGGCGACTGGATGCGTTATAAAACCTACGTTTTCTGCGGCGGCGGAACCGTCGAACTGCGGACCTGGGAAGGCTGA
- a CDS encoding zinc ribbon domain-containing protein, with protein sequence MPLFAFFCKACGAQSEILVRGSERPECPVCGSADLEKQMSHFAALSGNSTDPACAGCCGGNGGHGGCPMQGACDL encoded by the coding sequence ATGCCGTTGTTCGCCTTCTTCTGCAAAGCCTGCGGCGCCCAGTCGGAGATTCTCGTGCGCGGATCAGAGCGGCCGGAGTGTCCGGTGTGCGGTTCGGCGGACCTTGAAAAACAGATGAGCCATTTCGCCGCCCTGAGCGGAAACTCCACGGACCCCGCGTGCGCGGGCTGCTGCGGCGGCAACGGGGGCCACGGCGGCTGCCCCATGCAGGGCGCCTGCGACCTGTGA
- the menC gene encoding o-succinylbenzoate synthase codes for MTPGTTRVYRYDLPLAHPIRVGGERLTRRRGWLLERADADGRSAWGEAAPLPGFSRETFDEAGEALIALCGVSDPPPDAPPSVRFALHAARGDTTPSGNRRVPLCALLRGDGLQKLTHASEAARKGYQAVKLKVGGRKVGEDIALTLNLRSLLGPDVALRLDANRAWSLEEAESFLRRMTEEDALYALAPVAFIEEPLKDWTQLPELAARTRVPLALDETLQEVFGARTVSRAEAEPAFRAASCWVWKPTLCGPFQTATEDWLSFGPPFRGGIRGSEPGDVPDSGALAGTGLLRFARNDLEKTRHCERSEAISCSRKRGIPPHGEIKTGLPVVSSAAYESGVGIAAIVRAAGEGVLEPLGIDTYAALAEDVLARRLPLDAPEAEVGGVLAAAGDVVRSRLELVHEHP; via the coding sequence GTGACGCCCGGCACCACGCGGGTGTACCGCTACGACCTGCCGCTGGCCCATCCGATACGGGTGGGCGGGGAAAGGCTGACCCGCCGCCGGGGGTGGCTGCTGGAGCGCGCGGACGCCGACGGCCGCTCCGCCTGGGGAGAGGCCGCGCCGCTGCCGGGGTTCAGCCGCGAAACCTTTGACGAGGCCGGGGAGGCGTTGATCGCCCTGTGCGGGGTGTCCGACCCGCCCCCCGATGCGCCGCCCTCTGTCCGTTTCGCCCTGCATGCGGCACGGGGGGATACCACGCCGTCAGGGAACCGCCGCGTGCCGCTCTGCGCCCTGCTGCGGGGGGACGGGTTGCAGAAGCTCACACACGCCTCCGAAGCGGCCAGAAAGGGATATCAGGCGGTCAAACTGAAAGTCGGCGGGAGAAAGGTGGGGGAGGACATCGCGTTGACGTTGAACCTGCGCAGCTTGCTGGGACCGGACGTGGCCCTGCGGCTCGACGCCAACCGGGCGTGGTCGTTGGAGGAGGCGGAGTCCTTTCTGCGGCGCATGACGGAGGAAGATGCGCTCTATGCGCTGGCGCCGGTGGCCTTCATCGAGGAACCCCTCAAGGACTGGACGCAGCTGCCCGAACTGGCGGCGCGGACGCGGGTTCCGCTGGCGTTGGACGAGACCCTTCAGGAGGTCTTCGGCGCGCGCACCGTCTCGCGCGCGGAGGCGGAGCCGGCCTTTCGGGCGGCATCGTGCTGGGTGTGGAAGCCCACCCTCTGCGGACCCTTTCAGACGGCCACAGAGGACTGGCTGTCTTTCGGTCCCCCCTTCAGGGGGGGGATTCGCGGAAGCGAACCGGGGGATGTTCCGGACTCCGGGGCGTTGGCGGGAACGGGATTGCTTCGCTTCGCTCGCAATGACCTCGAAAAAACACGTCATTGCGAGCGAAGCGAAGCAATCTCATGCTCGCGAAAACGCGGCATCCCCCCTCATGGGGAGATCAAGACCGGCCTTCCGGTGGTGTCCAGCGCCGCCTATGAGTCGGGCGTGGGCATTGCGGCGATTGTTAGGGCGGCAGGGGAAGGCGTTCTCGAACCCTTGGGCATTGACACCTACGCGGCGCTGGCGGAGGACGTGCTGGCGCGGCGGCTGCCACTGGACGCGCCGGAGGCGGAAGTGGGCGGGGTGCTGGCCGCCGCCGGGGACGTGGTCCGTTCACGGCTGGAATTGGTTCATGAGCACCCCTGA
- a CDS encoding AMP-binding protein, which translates to MSTPDTPRWENPFAAAAHRFGDTPFVETPTETLSFAAFHRRASELRGGLSGQGIGMGACVCLPAARTVETLLLWAACWECGACVCMVDPAAPEDYTAARAAQAGCTHRVSPSGLVPLTSHESRCHMGREVASDQNAPPHPSFPRKREPILGQQVTTCVEDMGPRLRGGDGERRAPETPSGVGPETALVVFTSGSSGTPKAVCHGVEGMRHASRVTAAALDLHAGDRCLLSLPLHHVSGLSMVLRCAEAGAVCVLPPAGAPLAEALRNTQPTHVSLVATQVGRLLEQGAAPPASLRCALLGGGPSSASLIAAALRGGYPVRNSYGMTETFAMIAVSRPDASADEAAAAAEVIEPGTVRVGDGRIAVRGGRLFLGYYRDGGLDPARDADGFYPTEDRGILDGDRLSVLGRADTVFISGGENVAPEEVEAALLRLDGVADVVVIPVPHPDFGRVPAAFLRVRDGSVPEISALRAALAAALPRHCLPWAVFPWPADAPAPSAKPNREWWRDCAARTAGEGLSG; encoded by the coding sequence ATGAGCACCCCTGACACCCCACGCTGGGAAAACCCCTTCGCCGCGGCGGCCCACCGCTTTGGCGACACCCCCTTCGTGGAGACGCCAACGGAGACGCTGTCGTTCGCGGCATTTCACCGCCGAGCTTCTGAACTGCGCGGGGGGCTGTCCGGTCAGGGGATCGGCATGGGCGCCTGCGTGTGCCTGCCCGCCGCGCGCACCGTGGAGACCCTGCTCCTTTGGGCCGCCTGCTGGGAATGCGGCGCGTGCGTGTGCATGGTGGATCCCGCCGCCCCGGAGGACTACACGGCGGCCCGCGCCGCCCAGGCGGGATGCACCCACCGCGTTTCCCCGTCCGGCCTTGTTCCCCTGACGTCACATGAGTCGCGATGCCATATGGGCAGGGAGGTTGCCTCTGACCAGAATGCGCCCCCCCACCCGTCATTCCCGCGAAAGCGGGAACCCATCTTGGGTCAGCAGGTTACGACATGCGTCGAAGACATGGGCCCCCGCCTTCGCGGGGGTGACGGCGAGCGAAGGGCGCCGGAGACCCCGTCCGGGGTCGGGCCCGAGACCGCGCTGGTGGTCTTTACCTCCGGCAGCAGCGGCACGCCCAAGGCCGTCTGCCACGGCGTCGAGGGTATGCGGCACGCCTCCCGCGTCACTGCCGCCGCGCTGGACCTCCACGCGGGGGACCGTTGTCTTCTGAGCCTGCCTCTCCACCATGTCTCGGGACTGTCCATGGTGCTGCGCTGTGCCGAGGCCGGCGCGGTGTGCGTGCTTCCCCCGGCGGGGGCGCCCCTGGCCGAAGCCCTGCGGAACACACAGCCCACCCATGTTTCCCTTGTGGCAACGCAGGTCGGCCGCCTGCTGGAGCAGGGTGCCGCCCCGCCCGCGTCCCTTCGCTGCGCCCTGCTGGGTGGGGGGCCGTCTTCCGCGTCCCTCATTGCCGCCGCTCTGCGGGGTGGCTACCCGGTCCGCAACAGCTACGGCATGACGGAGACTTTCGCCATGATCGCCGTTTCGCGGCCGGACGCTTCGGCGGACGAGGCGGCGGCCGCCGCTGAGGTCATCGAGCCGGGCACGGTGCGCGTGGGGGACGGCCGCATTGCCGTGCGCGGGGGGCGCCTGTTCCTGGGCTACTATCGGGACGGCGGTCTGGATCCCGCGCGGGACGCCGACGGGTTCTACCCCACCGAGGACCGGGGGATTCTGGACGGGGACCGCCTGTCCGTGCTGGGGCGGGCGGACACGGTGTTCATCAGCGGGGGGGAGAATGTGGCCCCGGAGGAGGTGGAGGCCGCCCTGCTCCGGCTGGACGGCGTGGCCGATGTTGTGGTTATCCCCGTGCCGCATCCAGACTTTGGCCGGGTGCCCGCCGCGTTCCTGCGCGTGCGGGACGGGTCCGTTCCCGAGATTTCCGCCCTGCGCGCCGCGCTGGCCGCCGCCCTGCCGAGGCACTGCCTGCCCTGGGCGGTGTTTCCCTGGCCTGCGGACGCGCCCGCCCCTTCGGCCAAACCCAACCGGGAGTGGTGGCGGGATTGTGCGGCGCGGACAGCGGGAGAAGGACTTTCGGGCTAA
- the lepB gene encoding signal peptidase I — MEFEENTLETPAETAETSEPQQEARRELYEFVKMVLVFLVVFWCLKTFVIEGYEVQGPSMLPNLHDRERILVLKAPHQLSKLALFEGLFTPFKPGDIVVFDGIGNKRYVKRVIALNPKKAENGVNAVRKDELTALDDVVQVEYDKGRVRVNDWQVDETGYLDPVEMQSPDRDLCLLHPGEYYVMGDHRSVSKDSRSFRAVKDDQIVGRAVLRFWPLSKFGLL, encoded by the coding sequence TTGGAGTTTGAGGAAAATACCCTGGAGACCCCGGCGGAGACGGCGGAAACGTCGGAACCGCAGCAGGAAGCCCGCCGCGAGCTTTACGAGTTCGTGAAGATGGTGCTGGTCTTCCTCGTGGTGTTCTGGTGCCTCAAGACCTTCGTGATCGAGGGGTACGAGGTGCAGGGCCCCTCCATGCTCCCGAACCTTCACGACCGCGAACGCATTCTGGTGCTCAAGGCCCCCCACCAACTCTCCAAACTGGCCCTTTTCGAGGGCCTGTTCACCCCGTTCAAGCCCGGTGACATTGTCGTGTTCGACGGCATCGGGAACAAGCGCTACGTCAAGCGGGTCATCGCCCTGAACCCCAAAAAGGCCGAAAACGGCGTCAATGCCGTCCGGAAGGATGAGCTGACCGCCCTGGACGATGTGGTCCAGGTGGAGTATGACAAGGGCCGGGTGCGGGTCAACGACTGGCAGGTGGACGAGACGGGATACCTGGACCCCGTTGAAATGCAGTCCCCTGACCGCGACCTCTGCCTGCTGCATCCGGGGGAATACTACGTCATGGGCGACCACCGAAGCGTCAGCAAGGACAGCCGCAGTTTCCGCGCCGTGAAGGACGACCAGATCGTCGGGCGGGCTGTGCTGCGCTTTTGGCCCCTGAGCAAGTTTGGCCTGCTGTGA